The Antennarius striatus isolate MH-2024 chromosome 23, ASM4005453v1, whole genome shotgun sequence genome has a segment encoding these proteins:
- the naa40 gene encoding N-alpha-acetyltransferase 40 has protein sequence MGRKSNRAKEKKARRLEERAAMDAVCAKVDAANKLDDPLASFPAFKKYDRNGLNLQIECKRVTALNPLSVEWAFELTRANMQSLYEQSEWGWKEREKREEMNDERAWYLLARDADSAPVAFSHFRFDVECGEEVLYCYEVQLESRVRRKGLGKFLIQILQLIANSTQMKKVMLTVFKHNHGAYQFFREALQFEIDETSPSMSGCCGDDCSYEILSRRTKHGEASAGHSHGGGHCGGCCH, from the exons ATGGGG AGGAAGTCCAACAGAGCAAAGGAGAAGAAGGCCCGGCGTCTAGAGGAGAGAGCAGCCATGGATGCCGTCTGTGCCAAAGTGGATGCAGCCAATAAG CTTGATGACCCACTGGCTTCTTTCCCAGCCTTCAAAAAGTACGACAGAAATGG GCTGAACCTGCAGATAGAGTGCAAGAGAGTGACGGCCCTCAACCCCCTGTCTGTGGAGTGGGCCTTTGAACTGACCAGAGCCAACATGCAGTCACT GTACGAGCAGAGCGAGTGGGGCtggaaggagagggagaagagggaAGAGATGAACGACGAGAGGGCGTGGTACCTACTGGCTCGTGATGCTGACTCCGCCCCTGTGGCCTTCTCTCACTTTCGATTTGACGTAGAATGTGGGGAGGAGGTTTTATATTG CTACGAGGTGCAGCTGGAGAGCAGAGTGAGGAGGAAAGGACTCGGAAAGTTCCTCATCCAGATACTGCAGCTCATCGCCAACAG TACACAGATGAAGAAAGTCATGTTGACAGTTTTCAAGCACAACCATGGGGCTTACCAGTTCTTCAGAGAAGCTTTACA GTTTGAGATTGATGAGACTTCGCCAAGCATGTCTGGTTGCTGTGGCGACGACTGCTCTTACGAGATCCTCAGCCGGCGAACCAAGCACGGGGAGGCCTCGGCGGGACACAGCCACGGCGGTGGGCATTGCGGGGGCTGCTGCCACTGA